In the genome of Kitasatospora cathayae, one region contains:
- a CDS encoding aminopeptidase P family protein, which translates to MARATAEATAAGLAGLVVAPGPDLTYLCGYQPTAITERLTALVLSAGRRPALIVPKLERPDAEKAVGAPAVDLLDWSDGEDPYATAGPLFDPAGRYGISDNAWAMHLLGLQSALPGTVFTSLTETLPMLRAVKDAEELARLAAAGGAADAAYRSILEVAFAGRRETDVAADLGALLIQYGHSQVDFTVVGSGPNGANPHHEAGDRIIRPGDTVVLDFGGLKDGYGSDTTRTVHVGPDAPAEVRKVHDLVRLAQQTAFEAVRPGVSCQEIDRIARRVITEGGYGEYFIHRTGHGIGITTHEPPYLVEGEERPLVPGMCFSIEPGVYLPGRFGVRIEDIVTVTANGGRRFNNTPHDLGIVA; encoded by the coding sequence ATGGCCCGGGCCACCGCCGAGGCGACCGCCGCCGGTCTGGCCGGCCTGGTGGTCGCCCCCGGCCCCGACCTGACCTACCTGTGCGGCTACCAGCCCACCGCGATCACCGAGCGGCTCACCGCGCTCGTCCTCAGCGCGGGGCGCCGCCCCGCGCTGATCGTCCCCAAGCTGGAGCGCCCGGACGCCGAGAAGGCGGTCGGCGCCCCGGCCGTCGACCTGCTCGACTGGTCCGACGGCGAGGACCCGTACGCCACCGCCGGCCCGCTGTTCGACCCGGCCGGGCGCTACGGCATCTCCGACAACGCCTGGGCGATGCACCTGCTCGGCCTCCAGTCCGCCCTTCCCGGCACCGTCTTCACCTCGCTCACCGAGACCCTGCCGATGCTGCGCGCGGTCAAGGACGCCGAGGAGCTGGCCCGCCTGGCCGCGGCCGGCGGCGCCGCGGACGCCGCCTACCGGAGCATCCTGGAGGTCGCCTTCGCCGGCCGCCGGGAGACCGACGTGGCCGCCGACCTCGGCGCGCTGCTGATCCAGTACGGGCACAGCCAGGTCGACTTCACCGTGGTCGGCTCCGGCCCCAACGGCGCCAACCCGCACCACGAGGCCGGGGACCGGATCATCCGGCCCGGCGACACCGTGGTGCTGGACTTCGGCGGCCTCAAGGACGGCTACGGCTCCGACACCACCCGCACCGTGCACGTCGGCCCGGACGCCCCGGCCGAGGTGCGGAAGGTGCACGACCTGGTCCGGCTCGCCCAGCAGACCGCCTTCGAGGCGGTCCGGCCCGGGGTGAGCTGCCAGGAGATCGACCGGATCGCCCGCCGGGTGATCACCGAGGGCGGCTACGGCGAGTACTTCATCCACCGCACCGGCCACGGCATCGGCATCACCACCCACGAGCCGCCGTACCTGGTCGAGGGCGAGGAGCGGCCGCTGGTGCCCGGCATGTGCTTCTCGATCGAGCCGGGCGTCTACCTGCCGGGGCGGTTCGGGGTGCGGATCGAGGACATCGTCACCGTGACCGCGAACGGCGGGCGGCGCTTCAACAACACCCCGCACGACCTCGGCATCGTGGCCTGA
- a CDS encoding YajQ family cyclic di-GMP-binding protein yields the protein MADSSFDIVSKVEWQEVDNAINQTSREIATRFDFKGVGGEISRSGEKIEMKANGEERVRAILDVLQTKFVKRGLSLKALDAGEPQLSGKEYKIFANIKEGITTEDAKKVAKIIRDEGPKGVKAQVQGDELRVSSKSRDDLQAVQALLKGKDLDFAIQFVNYR from the coding sequence ATGGCCGACTCCAGTTTCGACATCGTCTCGAAGGTCGAGTGGCAGGAGGTCGACAACGCGATCAACCAGACCTCCCGTGAGATCGCCACCCGCTTCGACTTCAAGGGCGTGGGCGGCGAGATCAGCCGCTCGGGCGAGAAGATCGAGATGAAGGCCAACGGCGAGGAGCGCGTGCGGGCCATCCTGGACGTGCTGCAGACGAAGTTCGTCAAGCGCGGCCTGTCGCTGAAGGCTCTGGACGCCGGGGAGCCGCAGCTGTCCGGCAAGGAGTACAAGATCTTCGCGAACATCAAGGAGGGCATCACCACGGAGGATGCCAAGAAGGTCGCGAAGATCATCCGGGACGAGGGCCCGAAGGGCGTCAAGGCCCAGGTCCAGGGCGACGAGCTGCGCGTCAGCTCCAAGAGCCGCGACGACCTCCAGGCCGTCCAGGCCCTGCTCAAGGGCAAGGACCTGGACTTCGCGATCCAGTTCGTGAACTACCGCTAG
- a CDS encoding phosphatase PAP2 family protein: MTKLLSPAPPPPVRAGRLRPATAPDHRTGLSRLRLLAWPAYLTGFVWFLATQGMAFANDVVFLWLIGALLTAALHSGHGPRGFLPVLRDWIPVMAVVWVYSLLRGYGAHTPWAPHWLPQLRADEVLGLGETWTVRIQHALYTPGSPHWYDYAATAVYLSHFLVVFVLLAVLWRRSHQRFRQLLACYFTLTFAGFATYLLYPADPPWLVAQQGNLPPLHRVVWETISTMGLPQADSLLENGSQFANDVAAMPSLHSAYPAMLLFLFWPTAGPRLRALLVAYPLAMAFTLVYGAEHFIVDILAGWTYAAVVVLGLRWLRDRRADRPSPSGLNAHYTPDALAAEFRRLRESVED; encoded by the coding sequence ATGACGAAGCTGCTCAGCCCGGCCCCACCGCCCCCGGTGCGGGCCGGACGACTGCGCCCCGCGACCGCCCCCGACCACCGAACCGGCCTGTCGAGACTGCGGCTGCTGGCCTGGCCGGCCTACCTGACCGGCTTCGTCTGGTTCCTGGCCACCCAGGGCATGGCCTTCGCCAACGACGTGGTGTTCCTCTGGCTGATCGGCGCCCTGCTGACCGCCGCCCTCCACAGCGGCCACGGCCCGCGCGGCTTCCTGCCGGTGCTGCGCGACTGGATCCCGGTGATGGCCGTGGTCTGGGTCTACTCCCTGCTGCGCGGCTACGGCGCGCACACCCCGTGGGCCCCGCACTGGCTGCCCCAGCTGCGCGCCGACGAGGTGCTCGGCCTCGGCGAGACCTGGACCGTACGGATCCAGCACGCGCTCTACACCCCGGGTTCACCGCACTGGTACGACTACGCGGCGACGGCTGTCTACCTCTCCCACTTCCTCGTGGTCTTCGTCCTGCTCGCCGTGCTCTGGCGGCGCTCCCACCAGCGCTTCCGGCAGCTGCTCGCCTGCTACTTCACGCTGACCTTCGCCGGCTTCGCCACCTACCTGCTCTACCCGGCCGACCCGCCGTGGCTGGTCGCCCAGCAGGGCAACCTGCCGCCGCTGCACCGGGTGGTCTGGGAGACCATCTCCACCATGGGCCTGCCGCAGGCCGACTCGCTGCTGGAGAACGGCAGCCAGTTCGCCAACGACGTCGCCGCGATGCCCTCGCTGCACTCCGCCTACCCGGCGATGCTGCTCTTCCTCTTCTGGCCGACCGCCGGGCCCCGGCTGCGGGCGCTGCTGGTCGCCTATCCGCTCGCGATGGCGTTCACCCTGGTCTACGGCGCCGAGCACTTCATCGTGGACATCCTCGCGGGCTGGACGTACGCGGCCGTGGTGGTCCTCGGCCTGCGGTGGCTGCGCGACCGGCGGGCCGATCGTCCCAGCCCGAGCGGTCTCAACGCCCACTACACCCCGGACGCGCTGGCCGCCGAGTTCCGCAGGCTCCGGGAGAGCGTCGAAGACTAG
- a CDS encoding ArsR/SmtB family transcription factor produces MRHAPVRVIGGQLGVDVAALKPLADPLRLAILGALKSAEDRPRTAKELAAELGEPQTKLYRHIEQLEKAGLILVAGTRLVSGTVESRYRVAQDSIRLAPEMFTTDSPARSGAYDAMLATLDRVRGDFRSQVADGRLGLRPVVGRFGHSVRPVRELRAADPPGAAGPAARPTAGDPRRAGGGSSEYCR; encoded by the coding sequence ATGCGGCATGCGCCCGTGCGGGTGATCGGCGGTCAGCTGGGTGTCGATGTCGCGGCGCTGAAGCCGCTCGCCGACCCGCTGCGCCTCGCCATCCTCGGCGCCCTGAAGTCCGCCGAGGACCGCCCGCGGACCGCCAAGGAGCTCGCCGCCGAGCTCGGTGAGCCGCAGACCAAGCTCTACCGGCACATCGAGCAGCTGGAGAAGGCCGGGCTGATCCTGGTGGCCGGCACCCGGCTGGTCTCCGGCACCGTGGAGAGCCGCTACCGGGTCGCCCAGGACTCGATCCGGCTCGCCCCGGAGATGTTCACCACCGACTCCCCGGCCCGCTCCGGGGCGTACGACGCGATGCTGGCCACGCTCGACCGGGTCCGCGGCGACTTCCGCAGCCAAGTGGCCGACGGACGGCTGGGACTTCGGCCAGTCGTAGGACGGTTCGGGCACTCCGTCCGGCCTGTTCGCGAACTTCGCGCTGCGGATCCGCCCGGAGCGGCCGGCCCGGCTGCACGCCCAACTGCAGGAGATCCTCGACGAGCTGGCGGCGGAAGCTCCGAGTACTGTCGATGA